The following are encoded together in the Arvicanthis niloticus isolate mArvNil1 chromosome 11, mArvNil1.pat.X, whole genome shotgun sequence genome:
- the Dync2li1 gene encoding cytoplasmic dynein 2 light intermediate chain 1 has protein sequence MPSETLWEIAKAEVDKRRSHGSDGDGAEIGEKSVFFIGSKNGGKTTIILRCLDRDEPAKPTLALEYTYGRKTKGHNTPKDIAHFWELGGGTSLLDLISIPITVDTLRTFSIVLVLDLSKPNDLWPTMENLLQATKCHVDKVTMKLGKTNSKASAEMRQRMWSVMQKDHPDRELIDPFPIPLVIIGSKYDIFQDFDPEKRKVICKTLRFVAHYYGASLMFTSKSEALLLKMRGVINQLAFGIDKSKSMCVDQNKPLFITAGLDSLCQIGSPPVPDSDIGKLQAHSPMELWKKVYEKLFPPKSTSTLKAIQDPARDPQYTESEVDEMRLQKDQELEQYKRNSSKTWKQIELDS, from the exons ATGCCCAG TGAAACTCTCTGGGAAATCGCAAAAGCTGAGGTAGACAAACGGAGAAGTCATGGAAGTGACGGGGACGGAGCTGAAATTggagaaaaatctgttttcttcattGGCAGTAAAAACGGG GGAAAGACTACTATTATTCTAAGGTGTCTTGACAG GGATGAGCCAGCAAAGCCAACCTTAGCTTTGGAATACACGTACGGAAGGAAAACCAAGGGCCACAACACA ccAAAAGACATTGCTCACTTTTGGGAGCTGGGTGGAGGAACCTCTCTACTGGACTTAATCAGCATACCAATCACAGTTGACACCTTAAG GACATTTTCTATTGTTCTTGTTCTGGATCTTTCCAAACCTAATGATCTTTGGCCCACCATGGAAAATCTGTTGCAAGCCACAAAATGCCATGTAGACAAGGTGACAATGAAGCTGGGCAAGACAAACTCTAAGGCTTCGGCTGAGATGAGACAGCGGATGTGGAGCGTTATGCAGAAGGACCATCCG GATCGGGAATTAATTGACCCATTTCCAATACCTCTGGTCATTATTGGAAGTAAATATGATATTTTCCAG GATTTTGATCCTGAGAAAAGAAAGGTGATATGTAAAACCCTGCGCTTTGTGGCACATTACTACGGAGCCTCGCTGATG TTTACCAGCAAATCAGAAGCTCTGTTACTGAAGATGAGAGGTGTTATCAACCAGTTGGCATTCGGTATTGATAAGAG CAAATCAATGTGTGTGGATCAAAATAAAccactgtttatcacagcaggATTGGATTCTTTATGTCAAATAG GGTCTCCTCCTGTTCCTGATAGTGACATTGGAAAGCTTCAGGCCCACTCACCTATGGAGCTGTGGAAAAAGGTGTATGAAAAGCTCTTCCCACCCAAG AGTACCAGCACCCTGAAGGCGATCCAGGACCCAGCCCGAGACCCACAGTACACAGAAAGTGAAGTCGATGAGATGAGGCTTCAGAAGGATCAG GAACTAGAACAGTACAAGAGGAATTCCTCCAAGACCTGGAAACAAATCGAGCTGGACTCCTGA